From one Humulus lupulus chromosome 8, drHumLupu1.1, whole genome shotgun sequence genomic stretch:
- the LOC133798483 gene encoding psbP-like protein 1, chloroplastic, with product MASLQNSPSINQIPFLNSFPRLQKHNGDFSCCRRRISLLVRAHQAPPSLNVSSSQDRPGRRHIIAAGIIASWVSLFNQNSVFAAENKKGFLPVTDKKDGYTFLYPFGWQEVIIDGQDKVYKDVIEPLENVSVNLLPTNKQDIRDFGPPEQVAETLIKKVLAPPNQKTKLIEAKEQDVDGKAYYTFEFIAKAPNYTRHALSTISIANGKFYTLTTGANERRWEKMKDKLHTVIDSFKISNV from the exons ATGGCCTCCCTGCAAAACTCCCCCTCAATCAATCAGATCCCCTTTCTCAACTCTTTCCCTCGG TTGCAGAAGCACAATGGTGATTTTTCTTGCTGCAGAAGGCGGATTTCACTTCTCGTCCGGGCCCATCAAGCACCACCATCTTTGAATGTGTCTTCTTCTCAAG ATAGACCTGGGAGACGCCACATTATTGCAGCTGGCATAATTGCTTCGTGGGTTTCACTGTTTAATCAAAACTCTGTAT TTGCTGCAGAAAATAAAAAGGGATTTCTGCCTGTAACGGATAAGAAAGATGGATACACattcctatatccatttgggtgGCAG GAAGTAATCATAGATGGTCAAGACAAGGTATATAAAGATGTGATCGAGCCATTAGAAAATGTTAGTGTAAATTTGCTTCCAACAAACAAGCAGGACATTCGAGACTTTGGGCCTCCAGAACAG GTTGCAGAAACTTTAATAAAAAAGGTTCTTGCTCCTCCCAACCAGAAAACAAAGCTAATTGAGGCAAAAGAG CAAGATGTTGACGGGAAAGCATATTACACTTTCGAGTTCATTGCCAAAGCTCCGAACTATACTCGCCATGCTCTCAGCACAATTTCTATTGCCAACG GTAAGTTCTACACTTTGACGACTGGGGCCAATGAAAGGAGGTGGGAGAAGATGAAAGACAAATTGCATACTGTGATTGATTCTTTCAAGATCTCAAATGTTTAA
- the LOC133798484 gene encoding large ribosomal subunit protein uL23 → MAPKADSTKKSDPKAQAAKTAKAVKSGPTFKKKAKKIRTSVTFHRPRTLKKERNPKYPRISAPPRHKLDHYQILKYPLTTESAMKKIEDNNTLVFIVDIRADKKKIKDAVKKMYDIQTKKVNTLIRPDGTKKAYVRLTPDYDALDVANKIGII, encoded by the exons ATGGCGCCTAAAG CTGACAGCACGAAGAAGTCTGACCCAAAGGCTCAGGCGGCTAAGACTGCGAAGGCAGTTAAGTCAGGGCCAACATTTAAGAAGAAGGCAAAGAAGATCCGGACATCAGTCACATTCCATCGTCCAAGGACACTAAAGAAGGAAAGGAACCCCAAGTACCCTCGTATCAGTGCACCACCAAGGCATAAGTTGGACCATTATCAGATTCTCAAGTACCCATTGACCACCGAGTCTGCAATGAAGAAGATTGAGGATAACAACACCCTGGTTTTCATTGTTGACATTCGTGCTGACAAGAAGAAGATCAAGGATGCAGTGAAGAAGATGTACGACATTCAGACCAAGAAAGTCAACACTTTGATCAG GCCTGATGGAACGAAGAAGGCATATGTTAGGTTAACACCTGATTATGATGCCTTAGATGTTGCCAACAAGATTGGAATCATCTAA